In Halobacterium sp. R2-5, the following are encoded in one genomic region:
- a CDS encoding response regulator, with translation MDEPIRVLHVDDEPGFAELTADFLEREDERFAVETATRTSAALEYLADHGVDCVISDYDMPEMNGIEFLETVRESFPELPFVLFTGKGSEEVASDAISAGVTDYLQKQQGTDHYALLANRVRNAVRQSRTERVAEDTQQQLAELAEHTNDVLWTFSADWDELLFVNDAYEDIWGRSVASLEADPRSFLDGVHPEDRERVEAAMSDLSAGEHFDVEYRVNEAEDYGRWVWARGEPIIDDGEVVRVTGFSRDITERKARERDLQRTNAVLSTLVDTLPVGVLAEDADRNVLAANQRLVDIFGFSGAAGDLVGMDCERLAVEASDRFADPDEFVASVDELVAANESVVGEEVALADGRTFEQSHRPIELPDGRGHLWMYRDVSERVGREERLRALSETTRELLSAESREQAAETAVAAARDIVGLEASAIHLYDDEANALVPVAISEAARDIVDDPPTFTPGSSIAWRVFEDGEPLAIDDVHADPDAYRSDSPVRSEVFLPLGEHGILVSGSTSPAAFDEQDVALGEVLAGNIVTALEQVERTAELRDRERELERQNERLSEFASVLSHDLRNPLNVAQGNLELAREDCDSDHLDEAATAHERMQALIEDLLALTSDGGQSTDVGAVDLRALAEESWASVDTADAALTVDAGATIRADEGRVRRLFENLFRNAVEHGSTVDRNAKRSEDAVEHTNDDVSVTVGELDGGFYVADDGPGIPESERERVFEYGYSTEDDGTGFGLRIVEQVADAHDWSVRVTDSRGGGARFEVTGVETAEE, from the coding sequence ATGGACGAGCCGATTCGCGTGCTCCACGTCGACGACGAGCCGGGGTTCGCGGAGCTCACCGCGGACTTCCTCGAACGCGAGGACGAGCGGTTCGCCGTCGAGACGGCGACGCGGACGAGCGCGGCCCTGGAGTACCTCGCGGACCACGGGGTCGACTGCGTCATCTCGGACTACGATATGCCCGAAATGAACGGCATCGAGTTCCTGGAGACGGTCCGCGAGAGCTTCCCCGAGCTACCGTTCGTGCTGTTCACGGGGAAGGGCAGCGAGGAGGTCGCCAGCGACGCGATTTCGGCGGGTGTCACCGACTACCTCCAGAAGCAGCAGGGGACCGACCACTACGCGCTGCTCGCGAACCGCGTGCGGAACGCCGTGCGGCAGTCCCGGACCGAGCGCGTCGCCGAGGACACCCAACAGCAGCTCGCGGAGCTCGCCGAACACACCAACGACGTCCTCTGGACGTTCTCCGCGGACTGGGACGAGCTGCTGTTCGTCAACGACGCCTACGAGGACATCTGGGGGCGGTCGGTCGCGTCCCTCGAAGCCGACCCGCGGAGCTTCCTCGACGGCGTCCACCCCGAGGACCGCGAGCGCGTCGAGGCGGCGATGAGCGACCTCTCCGCGGGCGAGCACTTCGACGTCGAGTACCGCGTCAACGAGGCCGAGGACTACGGCCGCTGGGTGTGGGCGCGCGGCGAGCCGATTATCGACGACGGCGAGGTCGTCCGCGTCACCGGGTTCTCCCGGGACATCACCGAACGGAAGGCCCGCGAGCGCGACCTCCAGCGCACGAACGCCGTGCTCTCGACGCTGGTCGACACGCTCCCGGTGGGCGTGCTCGCCGAGGACGCCGACCGGAACGTCCTCGCGGCCAACCAGCGCCTCGTCGACATCTTCGGGTTCTCCGGAGCCGCCGGTGACCTCGTCGGGATGGACTGCGAGCGTCTCGCGGTCGAGGCCAGCGACCGGTTCGCCGACCCCGACGAGTTCGTAGCGAGCGTCGACGAGCTGGTCGCGGCGAACGAGTCGGTGGTCGGCGAGGAGGTCGCACTCGCGGACGGCCGGACGTTCGAGCAGAGCCACCGGCCGATCGAGCTGCCCGACGGCCGCGGCCACCTGTGGATGTACCGGGACGTCAGCGAGCGCGTCGGCCGCGAGGAGCGCCTGCGGGCGCTGAGCGAGACGACGCGGGAGCTGCTGTCCGCGGAGAGTCGCGAACAGGCCGCAGAGACGGCCGTCGCCGCCGCCCGCGATATCGTCGGACTGGAGGCGAGCGCCATCCACCTCTACGACGACGAGGCGAACGCGCTCGTGCCCGTGGCGATCTCCGAGGCCGCCCGGGACATCGTCGACGACCCGCCGACGTTCACGCCCGGGAGCAGCATCGCGTGGCGCGTCTTCGAGGACGGCGAGCCACTCGCGATCGACGACGTCCACGCCGACCCCGACGCGTACCGCTCGGACTCGCCGGTCCGGAGCGAAGTCTTCCTGCCGCTCGGCGAGCACGGGATTCTCGTCTCCGGGTCGACGTCCCCGGCGGCGTTCGACGAGCAGGACGTCGCGCTCGGCGAAGTGCTCGCGGGGAACATCGTCACCGCGCTCGAGCAGGTCGAGCGCACCGCGGAGCTCCGCGACCGCGAGCGCGAGCTCGAACGGCAGAACGAGCGCCTCTCGGAGTTCGCGAGCGTGCTCAGCCACGACCTCCGCAACCCCCTGAACGTCGCGCAGGGGAACCTCGAGCTCGCCCGCGAGGACTGCGACAGCGACCACCTCGACGAGGCGGCGACCGCCCACGAACGCATGCAGGCGCTCATCGAGGACCTGCTCGCGCTCACCAGCGACGGCGGCCAGTCGACGGACGTCGGGGCCGTGGACCTCCGCGCGCTCGCCGAGGAGTCGTGGGCGTCCGTCGACACCGCGGACGCGGCGCTCACCGTCGACGCCGGCGCGACGATTCGCGCCGACGAGGGCCGGGTCAGACGGCTGTTCGAGAACCTCTTTCGGAATGCTGTCGAACACGGTTCGACAGTCGACCGGAACGCGAAGCGTTCCGAGGACGCTGTGGAGCACACGAACGACGACGTCTCCGTGACAGTCGGCGAACTCGACGGCGGCTTCTACGTCGCGGACGACGGCCCGGGAATCCCCGAGAGCGAGCGCGAGCGCGTCTTCGAGTACGGCTACTCGACCGAGGACGACGGCACCGGCTTCGGTCTGCGCATCGTCGAGCAGGTGGCCGACGCGCACGACTGGTCGGTGCGCGTGACTGACAGCAGGGGCGGGGGTGCGCGTTTCGAAGTCACGGGCGTGGAGACGGCCGAAGAGTAA
- a CDS encoding redoxin domain-containing protein — protein MVSTGDSAPVFSATLGTTDHEDFDLGDHLGDGPVVLAFFPGAFTPPCTNEMVALQDRLSEFEDAGATVFGVSADSPFSQGAFRDEHGIEFDLVSDTGGGAIREYGLEMDIPDLGLYGIANRAVFVVDDDGEVTYSWVADDPTNEPDYEELLDAVEAA, from the coding sequence ATGGTCTCGACAGGCGACTCCGCACCGGTGTTCTCGGCGACGCTCGGCACGACCGACCACGAGGACTTCGACCTCGGCGACCACCTCGGCGACGGCCCCGTCGTGCTCGCGTTCTTCCCGGGCGCGTTCACGCCGCCGTGCACGAACGAGATGGTCGCCCTGCAGGACCGCCTCTCCGAGTTCGAAGACGCGGGCGCCACCGTGTTCGGCGTGAGCGCGGACTCCCCGTTCTCGCAGGGCGCGTTCCGCGACGAACACGGCATCGAGTTCGACCTCGTCAGCGACACGGGCGGCGGCGCCATCCGGGAGTACGGCCTCGAGATGGACATCCCCGACCTCGGGCTCTACGGCATCGCCAACCGCGCCGTGTTCGTCGTCGACGACGACGGCGAGGTGACGTACTCGTGGGTCGCCGACGACCCGACGAACGAACCCGACTACGAGGAGCTGCTCGACGCGGTCGAAGCGGCGTAG
- a CDS encoding aldo/keto reductase produces MTDTDLRFVQFGDTGLQTSELQFGTWRFGRETEEGNVEIGEKRAKNLLDAYADAGGRYIDTADVYGGGKSEEWIGDWLADRDRERYTIASKVYWQIRDGDPNSRGNNRKNVRDRVDAILDRLGTDYVDVLYIHRWDDQTPTRELMRTLNGLVEEGKVHYLGASTLRPNAWKVAKANELARSEGYEPFTVVQPRYNLVDREIEGDYLEMARSEGLAVCPWSPLGQGFLTGKYDREDGLTGESRASEDTRWEKNYLTEENFDLHDALDEVADEVDATPAQTALAWLSHRDGVTAPIVGARTVEQLEENLAAADIDLSDEQVDRLTEAKEGPYDGL; encoded by the coding sequence ATGACCGACACTGACCTCCGGTTCGTGCAGTTCGGCGACACGGGCCTCCAGACCAGCGAGCTGCAGTTCGGGACGTGGCGCTTCGGCCGAGAGACCGAGGAAGGAAACGTGGAGATCGGCGAGAAGCGCGCGAAGAACCTGCTGGACGCGTACGCCGACGCGGGCGGCCGGTACATCGACACCGCGGACGTCTACGGCGGCGGCAAGAGCGAGGAGTGGATCGGCGACTGGCTCGCCGACCGGGACCGAGAGCGATACACCATCGCCTCGAAGGTGTACTGGCAGATTCGGGACGGCGACCCGAACAGCCGCGGGAACAACCGGAAGAACGTCCGCGACCGCGTCGACGCCATCCTCGACCGCCTCGGCACCGACTACGTCGACGTGCTGTACATCCACCGCTGGGACGACCAGACGCCGACGCGGGAGCTCATGCGCACGCTGAACGGCCTCGTCGAGGAGGGGAAAGTCCACTACCTCGGCGCGTCGACGCTGCGGCCGAACGCGTGGAAGGTCGCGAAGGCCAACGAACTCGCGCGCAGCGAGGGCTACGAGCCGTTCACGGTCGTCCAGCCGCGGTACAACCTCGTCGACCGCGAAATCGAGGGAGATTACTTAGAGATGGCCCGCAGCGAGGGGCTCGCGGTCTGCCCGTGGAGCCCGCTCGGCCAGGGCTTCCTCACCGGAAAGTACGACCGCGAGGACGGTCTCACCGGCGAGTCCCGCGCCAGCGAGGACACGCGCTGGGAGAAGAACTACCTCACCGAGGAGAACTTCGACCTCCACGACGCCCTCGACGAAGTCGCCGACGAGGTCGACGCGACGCCCGCTCAGACCGCGCTCGCGTGGCTCAGCCACCGCGACGGCGTCACCGCGCCCATCGTCGGCGCGCGCACCGTCGAACAGCTAGAGGAGAACCTCGCGGCCGCCGACATCGACCTCTCCGACGAACAGGTCGACCGTCTCACGGAGGCCAAGGAAGGCCCGTACGACGGGCTCTGA
- a CDS encoding NAD(P)H-binding protein — translation MDVLLLGASGRIGHRIADELLSRGHTVTGVSRSGHVDGIDDPDFETVAIDATNEVDVADLAEGHDAVASALGPGEDEDVDVLVEMSEAVVAGMRDAGVDRLVWTGGAGGLYVGPDTRLVETEDFPEDWVPIARAAIDAYDVISAADDLEWTYVAPAALIEPGERTGEYRTAEGELVADDDGESYISMEDFAVAFVDELESGDHVHTYLGTGY, via the coding sequence ATGGACGTACTCCTCCTGGGCGCGAGCGGACGCATCGGCCACCGGATCGCGGACGAACTCTTGTCCCGCGGGCACACCGTAACTGGCGTCTCCCGGAGTGGCCACGTCGACGGCATCGACGACCCGGACTTCGAAACCGTCGCGATCGACGCCACCAACGAGGTCGACGTCGCGGACCTCGCGGAGGGCCACGACGCGGTGGCGTCCGCGCTCGGTCCCGGCGAAGACGAGGACGTAGACGTGCTCGTGGAGATGTCCGAAGCGGTCGTCGCGGGGATGCGGGATGCGGGCGTCGACCGCCTCGTCTGGACGGGCGGCGCGGGCGGCCTCTACGTCGGTCCGGACACCCGGCTGGTCGAAACGGAGGACTTCCCCGAAGACTGGGTCCCGATTGCTCGCGCGGCCATCGACGCCTACGACGTGATTAGCGCGGCCGACGACCTGGAGTGGACGTACGTCGCGCCCGCGGCGCTCATCGAACCCGGCGAGCGCACGGGCGAGTACCGGACCGCGGAGGGCGAACTCGTCGCCGACGATGACGGCGAGAGCTACATCTCCATGGAGGACTTCGCGGTCGCGTTCGTGGACGAACTCGAATCCGGCGACCACGTCCACACCTACCTCGGCACCGGCTACTGA
- a CDS encoding ParA family protein, whose amino-acid sequence MQTEPRAVSVGILKGGFAKTTTALNLARELAHRNERALVVDLDDNGHMTLNLGFEQRYNSTDEDGSNHAEAVLLEGEDPREHVVNVAEGLDLFPAHEDLESVQSALKEATMGTTRLKKDLVDPLLGEDYDYVVIDCPANRGKLNDNAMYATGNLIIPLRPENGYETGLSNTLDRLVQEAREYFELDILAVVPSDLRKRIDQSTRDRKLLREITTRDAIDHLVPNFAYLSEDDWEAIDDGSYDGDLPGVRYRAAIDDAHQEGVPLRDYDPECDQLAAYDELAQIVERGEVSR is encoded by the coding sequence ATGCAAACGGAACCACGCGCCGTCAGTGTCGGTATCCTGAAGGGTGGATTCGCGAAGACGACCACAGCGCTCAACCTCGCGCGCGAACTCGCGCACCGCAACGAGCGCGCGCTCGTCGTCGACCTCGACGACAACGGGCACATGACGCTCAACCTCGGGTTCGAGCAGCGGTACAACAGCACGGACGAGGACGGCAGCAACCACGCCGAGGCCGTCCTCCTCGAAGGCGAGGACCCGCGCGAGCACGTCGTCAACGTCGCCGAGGGACTGGACCTCTTCCCCGCCCACGAGGACCTCGAGAGCGTGCAGTCCGCGCTCAAGGAGGCGACGATGGGGACGACGCGACTGAAGAAGGACCTCGTCGACCCGCTGCTCGGCGAGGACTACGACTACGTGGTCATCGACTGCCCCGCGAACCGCGGGAAGCTCAACGACAACGCGATGTACGCCACCGGGAACCTCATCATCCCGCTGCGGCCTGAGAACGGCTACGAGACCGGGCTGTCGAACACGCTCGACCGGCTCGTCCAGGAGGCCCGCGAGTACTTCGAGTTGGACATCCTCGCGGTCGTCCCCTCGGACCTCCGCAAGCGCATCGACCAGTCGACCCGGGACCGCAAGCTCCTCCGCGAGATCACGACGCGGGACGCCATTGACCACCTCGTCCCGAACTTCGCGTACCTCTCCGAGGACGACTGGGAAGCCATCGACGACGGGAGCTACGACGGCGACCTGCCGGGCGTCCGGTACCGCGCGGCCATCGACGACGCCCACCAGGAGGGCGTGCCGCTGCGGGACTACGACCCCGAGTGCGACCAGCTCGCGGCCTACGACGAGCTCGCGCAGATCGTCGAGCGCGGGGAGGTGAGCCGGTAA
- a CDS encoding aldehyde ferredoxin oxidoreductase C-terminal domain-containing protein, whose amino-acid sequence MLHSKGPLVSIDVGEREASETDITQVQRQYIGGRGVATRLAHERIPFDADPFGPENRAVFTTGPMQASQMSFTGRTNCTALSPLTDGLLSSNAGGFVSRHLAATGYGAVELAGASDELLAVHVTDEGVEFEEVPQLEEATVSETVEYLEDEHGISSDQTAVIGPAGEHEVRFASVMTTEERAFGRGGLGAVLGSKNVKAVTFEGDSAPDIEVPAGQMDIHREAATDDHIMKRQGTVSVMDLANEMDGLPSYYFSERSFEGVEGINGAAVESKKYKKATCSACAFACKLPTRDEERGVETEGPEFEVAMAFGSNSGVDDIVDVMQSNELCDEYGLDAISAGNTIAAYLDAEDEFGNTDLIWELVEQIAHREGVGDRLAEGIGRIHDDLGVENWSVKNMDFAAHEGRLLHGQGLSYAVANRGADHMYATFYSVEYPLVDEDEAMDPAGFDGKPERLVERENLMALNDSGVVCKFSRDFMSPERYEMLFGADFQDLLEVGARTVTLERHFNNQRGIDEADDRLPYEDELPGLDDAIQTYYDVRGWNDDGTVPETALPA is encoded by the coding sequence ATGCTCCACAGCAAGGGACCGCTGGTGTCCATCGACGTCGGCGAGCGCGAGGCGTCGGAGACCGACATCACACAGGTCCAACGGCAGTACATCGGTGGGCGTGGCGTGGCGACGCGGCTCGCACACGAACGCATCCCGTTCGACGCGGACCCGTTCGGGCCGGAGAACCGCGCAGTGTTCACGACGGGGCCGATGCAGGCCTCTCAGATGAGCTTCACTGGACGGACGAACTGCACGGCGCTGTCGCCGCTGACGGACGGCCTGCTGTCCTCGAACGCGGGCGGGTTCGTCTCCAGGCACCTCGCGGCCACGGGCTACGGCGCCGTCGAGCTCGCGGGCGCGAGCGACGAACTACTCGCCGTCCACGTCACCGACGAGGGCGTGGAGTTCGAGGAAGTCCCCCAGTTAGAGGAAGCCACCGTCTCGGAGACGGTCGAGTACCTGGAGGACGAGCACGGCATCTCCAGCGACCAGACCGCAGTCATCGGGCCGGCGGGCGAGCACGAGGTGCGGTTCGCGTCGGTCATGACGACCGAGGAGCGCGCGTTCGGGCGTGGTGGGCTCGGTGCCGTCCTGGGCTCGAAGAACGTCAAGGCCGTCACGTTCGAGGGCGACTCCGCGCCGGACATCGAGGTGCCGGCGGGCCAGATGGACATCCACCGCGAGGCCGCCACTGACGACCACATCATGAAGCGGCAGGGCACGGTCTCGGTGATGGACCTCGCCAACGAGATGGACGGCCTGCCGTCGTACTACTTCTCCGAGCGCTCCTTCGAGGGCGTCGAGGGCATCAACGGCGCCGCCGTCGAGTCGAAGAAGTACAAGAAGGCGACGTGTTCGGCGTGCGCGTTCGCGTGCAAGCTCCCGACGCGGGACGAAGAGCGCGGCGTGGAGACGGAGGGCCCGGAGTTCGAGGTGGCGATGGCGTTCGGCTCTAATTCGGGCGTCGACGACATCGTCGACGTGATGCAGTCGAACGAGCTCTGCGACGAGTACGGCCTCGACGCCATCTCCGCGGGGAACACCATCGCGGCGTACCTCGACGCCGAGGACGAGTTCGGGAACACCGACCTCATCTGGGAGCTCGTCGAGCAGATCGCGCACCGCGAGGGCGTCGGCGACCGGCTCGCGGAGGGCATCGGGCGCATCCACGACGACCTCGGCGTCGAGAACTGGTCGGTGAAGAACATGGACTTCGCGGCCCACGAGGGGCGGCTCCTCCACGGGCAGGGGCTGTCGTACGCGGTGGCGAACCGCGGCGCCGACCACATGTACGCGACGTTCTACTCCGTGGAGTACCCGCTCGTCGACGAAGACGAAGCCATGGACCCCGCGGGCTTCGACGGGAAGCCCGAGCGCCTCGTCGAGCGCGAGAACCTGATGGCGCTCAACGACAGCGGCGTCGTCTGCAAATTCTCCCGGGACTTCATGTCCCCGGAGCGCTACGAGATGCTGTTCGGCGCGGACTTCCAGGACTTGCTGGAGGTGGGCGCGCGCACGGTGACGCTCGAACGTCACTTCAACAACCAGCGCGGCATCGACGAGGCCGACGACCGCCTCCCCTACGAGGACGAGCTCCCCGGCCTCGACGACGCCATCCAGACGTACTACGACGTCCGCGGCTGGAACGACGACGGGACGGTCCCGGAGACGGCGCTGCCCGCGTAG
- a CDS encoding Zn-dependent hydrolase, with product MPAAVDIDADRFRERFEAYADIGATENDGLHRLALSDADKRVRDRFVEDLEDADLDVRVDELGNIFGRYEGENPAAAPVLVGSHLDSQPYGGRFDGQLGVLTALEAVQSIAEADVEPARPVEVVNWTNEEGTRFQPSMMGSSGYVGFETVEELLAATDRDGNAAGDELERIGYDGDARCELPEEGVHSFLELHVEQGPVLDDRDLPLAVVDGVYGLSWLRITIEGAADHAGPTPMHGREDALAAASDAISEINRLPGRLADDAVATVGELDVEPNSINVIPARATFTVDIRSYDDAVVDEGVERIEREVEAACERHGADYEIDYVSRHEAMAFSERVRDAADRAVETADVPATHLVSGAGHDAQHLQRVTDAGMLFVPSVDGRTHNEAEFTEWDDCVAGAHVFANATLELANEDA from the coding sequence ATGCCAGCCGCAGTCGACATCGACGCCGACCGGTTCCGGGAGCGATTCGAGGCGTACGCCGACATCGGCGCGACCGAGAACGACGGTCTCCACCGGCTCGCGCTCTCCGACGCCGACAAACGAGTCCGAGACCGATTCGTCGAGGACCTCGAAGACGCCGACCTGGACGTCCGCGTGGACGAACTCGGCAACATCTTCGGCAGGTACGAGGGCGAGAATCCGGCCGCCGCGCCCGTGCTCGTCGGCTCCCACCTCGACTCCCAGCCGTACGGCGGCCGCTTCGACGGCCAGCTCGGCGTCCTGACCGCGCTCGAAGCCGTCCAGTCCATCGCCGAAGCGGACGTCGAGCCCGCGCGTCCCGTGGAGGTCGTGAACTGGACGAACGAGGAAGGCACGCGCTTCCAGCCCTCGATGATGGGGAGCTCGGGGTACGTCGGCTTCGAGACGGTCGAGGAACTGCTCGCGGCGACCGACCGCGACGGCAACGCGGCCGGTGACGAACTGGAGCGCATCGGCTACGACGGCGACGCCCGCTGCGAGCTCCCCGAGGAAGGCGTCCACAGCTTCCTCGAACTCCACGTCGAACAGGGACCGGTGCTCGACGACCGCGACCTCCCGCTCGCCGTCGTCGACGGCGTCTACGGGCTGTCGTGGCTCCGGATTACGATCGAAGGTGCCGCCGACCACGCCGGTCCGACACCGATGCACGGCCGCGAGGACGCGCTCGCTGCCGCCAGCGACGCCATCTCGGAGATCAACCGGCTGCCCGGCCGGCTCGCCGACGACGCCGTCGCCACCGTCGGCGAACTCGACGTCGAGCCGAACTCCATCAACGTCATCCCGGCGCGCGCGACGTTCACCGTCGACATCCGGAGCTACGACGACGCTGTCGTCGACGAGGGCGTCGAACGCATCGAGCGCGAGGTGGAAGCGGCCTGTGAGCGCCACGGCGCCGACTACGAGATCGACTACGTCTCCCGCCACGAGGCGATGGCGTTCAGCGAGCGCGTCCGCGACGCCGCCGACCGCGCGGTCGAGACCGCCGACGTACCCGCGACGCACCTCGTCAGCGGCGCCGGCCACGACGCCCAGCACCTCCAGCGGGTCACGGACGCCGGGATGCTGTTCGTGCCGAGCGTCGACGGCCGCACGCACAACGAAGCGGAGTTCACGGAGTGGGACGACTGCGTCGCGGGCGCTCACGTGTTCGCGAACGCGACGCTCGAACTCGCGAACGAGGACGCGTAG
- a CDS encoding SDR family oxidoreductase: MTAIDTESEAPNLEGNTALVAASSSGLGKAAATSLAEAGANVVLNGRDEDRLQAAVEDVDAVGPGEVVGRAADLTDGDAVAGLVEATAERFGGVDHLVLNTGDPTSGGLFDVNEDDWYHAFDLLVMSAVRLVRESAEYLTDGAGSIVAITSITVRQPVPDLVLSSCVRMAVLGLVKTMSRELAPAVRANAVLPGPVETPALRNIVEDAVERGEYDTYEEGLASYWPDDIPTGGVAQPDELGDVVAFLASPAASYVNGASLLVDGGVVRSV; this comes from the coding sequence GTGACAGCAATCGACACGGAATCGGAGGCGCCGAACCTCGAAGGGAACACCGCGCTCGTCGCGGCGTCCAGCAGCGGCCTCGGGAAGGCCGCAGCGACGTCGCTGGCGGAAGCCGGTGCGAACGTCGTCCTGAACGGCCGCGACGAGGACCGCCTGCAGGCGGCCGTCGAGGACGTGGACGCCGTCGGCCCGGGGGAAGTTGTCGGCCGTGCCGCGGACCTCACGGACGGAGACGCCGTCGCGGGTCTCGTGGAAGCCACCGCCGAGCGCTTCGGCGGCGTCGACCACCTCGTGTTGAACACGGGCGACCCGACCAGCGGCGGCCTCTTCGACGTGAACGAGGACGACTGGTACCACGCGTTCGACCTGCTCGTGATGAGCGCCGTGCGCCTCGTCCGCGAGTCCGCCGAATACCTCACCGACGGCGCCGGGTCTATCGTCGCCATCACGTCCATCACCGTCCGACAGCCAGTTCCCGACCTCGTGCTGTCCAGTTGCGTCAGGATGGCGGTGCTCGGCCTCGTGAAGACGATGTCCCGCGAACTCGCGCCGGCGGTGCGCGCGAACGCCGTGCTCCCCGGGCCGGTGGAGACGCCCGCACTCCGGAACATCGTCGAGGACGCCGTCGAGCGCGGCGAGTACGACACCTACGAGGAGGGGCTGGCGAGCTACTGGCCCGACGACATCCCCACGGGCGGCGTCGCTCAGCCCGATGAGCTCGGGGACGTGGTGGCGTTCCTCGCGAGTCCGGCGGCGAGCTACGTCAACGGGGCGTCGCTGCTCGTGGACGGCGGGGTCGTCCGGTCGGTGTGA
- a CDS encoding cis-3-hydroxy-L-proline dehydratase, translated as MEVTGIDVYNVELPIAEGTYDWAGGNSYATFDSTVLRLRTDEGPVGWGEVSMLGSSYLPAFGKGARAGVEELSSAVLGADPTQPAVLAADLDARLRGHPYVKSAFDVACWDLTGKVRDAPVADLLGGRFGESVELYRAISQDTPAAMARSVARYRDEGYGKFQLKVGEGPVIDEERIRATREELDDGHVLDADFNTGLSRHEAVRVANAVSDVDVYLEQPCDSYEACRAVRRQTDLPFVLDEVMTGLDSVVRGYEDDAMDVVNVKISKVGGLTRARAVRDLCAEFEVAMILEDTWGSEIATAAIAHLAHSTPAEARFAATDFHNYNAVTTADGAPEAAGGTMAAPTDPGLGVEPRMDVLGDPVAVYE; from the coding sequence ATGGAAGTGACCGGTATCGACGTGTACAACGTCGAACTGCCGATCGCGGAGGGGACGTACGACTGGGCCGGCGGCAACTCCTACGCGACGTTCGACTCCACGGTGCTCCGCCTCCGCACCGACGAGGGGCCGGTCGGCTGGGGCGAGGTGTCGATGCTCGGGTCGTCGTACCTCCCGGCGTTCGGGAAGGGCGCGCGCGCCGGCGTCGAAGAGCTTTCCAGCGCCGTGCTCGGCGCCGACCCCACACAGCCGGCAGTGCTGGCGGCGGACCTCGACGCCCGCCTCCGCGGCCACCCGTACGTGAAGTCGGCGTTCGACGTGGCGTGCTGGGACCTCACGGGGAAGGTGCGGGACGCGCCCGTCGCGGACCTGCTCGGGGGGCGATTCGGCGAGTCCGTCGAACTCTACCGGGCCATCTCGCAGGACACGCCAGCGGCGATGGCCCGCAGCGTCGCGCGCTACCGCGACGAGGGGTACGGGAAGTTCCAGCTGAAAGTCGGCGAGGGGCCGGTGATAGACGAGGAGCGCATCCGCGCGACCCGCGAGGAGCTCGACGACGGCCACGTCCTCGACGCGGACTTCAACACCGGCCTCAGCCGCCACGAGGCCGTGCGCGTCGCGAACGCGGTCAGCGACGTGGACGTCTACCTCGAACAGCCCTGCGACAGCTACGAGGCCTGCCGCGCGGTCCGGCGGCAGACCGACCTCCCGTTCGTGCTGGACGAGGTGATGACGGGACTGGACTCGGTCGTCCGCGGCTACGAGGACGACGCGATGGACGTGGTGAACGTCAAGATTTCGAAGGTCGGCGGCCTCACGCGCGCCCGTGCCGTCCGCGACCTCTGCGCGGAGTTCGAGGTCGCGATGATCCTGGAGGACACGTGGGGCAGCGAGATAGCCACCGCCGCCATCGCGCACCTCGCGCACAGCACGCCCGCCGAGGCCCGGTTCGCGGCGACGGACTTCCACAACTACAACGCCGTCACGACGGCCGACGGCGCGCCCGAAGCGGCGGGCGGGACGATGGCCGCACCGACCGACCCCGGACTGGGCGTCGAGCCGCGGATGGACGTGCTCGGCGACCCGGTCGCCGTCTACGAGTGA